In Spinacia oleracea cultivar Varoflay chromosome 5, BTI_SOV_V1, whole genome shotgun sequence, a single window of DNA contains:
- the LOC110791207 gene encoding GDSL esterase/lipase At1g29660 — protein MMLRIVVLVLIIVCADLAKGESKVPCYFIFGDSLSDVGNNNDLRTLAKTNYPPYGVDFPGGIATGRFSNNRTIEDFITTFLGFNKSIAPYSAQINEDILRGVNFASGAAGILSNSGSQLGDRVWMDKQIRNYLITTSKLVLKVRGHVSDYLNKCLYTVNIGSNDYINNYFMPENYPSKRLYTPEQFANLLIVRFRSQLQALYNTGARKVAVFGLGLIGCTPAQIAMRNATQCIDEINQAANLFNEKLPSLIDDFNRLPMAKFTLISLTAMQALNPLPPGIITTSTCCQLRSDFQCEPFTPPCANRNIYAFFDGYHPTDVVNGGVAESAYNTPNRMIANPMNINELSSS, from the exons ATGATGTTGAGAATAGTAGTTTTAGTTCTTATTATTGTTTGTGCTGATTTGGCTAAGGGTGAATCAAAAGTGCCATGTTACTTCATTTTCGGCGATTCATTGTCCGATGTTGGCAATAATAACGATCTTAGAACACTAGCTAAAACAAATTACCCTCCTTATGGGGTTGACTTTCCTGGCGGAATTGCTACCGGAAGGTTTAGCAACAATCGCACTATTGAAGATTTTATCA CTACTTTTCTGGGATTCAATAAGTCTATAGCACCGTATAGCGCTCAAATAAATGAAGACATATTGAGAGGTGTTAATTTCGCATCTGGTGCTGCTGGAATTCTCTCAAATAGTGGATCACAATTG GGTGATCGGGTGTGGATGGATAAACAAATCCGAAATTATCTGATTACTACTTCAAAGCTTGTATTGAAGGTTCGAGGCCATGTTTCAGACTACTTGAACAAGTGTTTGTACACTGTGAATATTGGTAGCAACGATTACATTAATAATTACTTCATGCCAGAAAATTATCCGTCAAAGAGGCTGTACACACCTGAGCAGTTTGCTAATCTACTTATTGTTCGATTTAGATCTCAATTACAG GCACTGTATAATACCGGTGCTAGAAAGGTAGCAGTATTTGGACTTGGTCTAATAGGTTGCACTCCAGCTCAAATTGCTATGAGGAATGCAACTCAATGTATAGATGAAATCAACCAAGCTGCGAATCTTTTTAATGAGAAGCTTCCTTCTCTAATTGATGATTTCAATAGGCTTCCTATGGCCAAGTTTACTTTAATTAGTCTCACTGCCATGCAAGCCTTAAATCCTCTTCCTCCGG GTATAATTACGACTTCTACATGTTGCCAACTGAGGAGTGATTTCCAATGTGAGCCGTTCACTCCACCATGCGCGAATAGGAACATATATGCATTCTTCGACGGATATCATCCAACTGATGTTGTCAATGGAGGAGTAGCAGAATCTGCATACAACACTCCAAACCGCATGATTGCTAATCCGATGAATATCAATGAATTATCTAGCAGTTAA